In a genomic window of Suricata suricatta isolate VVHF042 chromosome 12, meerkat_22Aug2017_6uvM2_HiC, whole genome shotgun sequence:
- the BPIFA1 gene encoding BPI fold-containing family A member 1, translated as MFQTGGLIVLCGLLAQTTAQLDVLPLSLDNGLPLAKTPPQDPHPTDLAGSLTSGLSSGLLSKNLLGILQNLPLLDVLKSRGDTSGGLLGGLLGKVTSLVPVLNNIVELKITDPQLLELGLVQSPDGHRLYVTIPLGMILNVKLPVTGSLLKLAVKLNITAEILAVKNAQGRIHLVLGDCTHSPGRLQISLLDGLAPLPVQSLLDGLTGILNEVLPELVQGEVCPLVNEVLSHLDVTLVHSIAEILIHGLEFVINI; from the exons ATGTTTCAAACTGGGGGCCTTATTGTCCTTTGTGGGCTGCTGGCCCAGACCACAGCCCAGTTAGATGTCCTGCCCTTGTCCCTGGACAATGGCCTGCCTTTGGCTAAAACTCCACCCCAGGACCCACATCCCACAGATCTTGCTGGAAGCTTAACGAGTG GTCTCAGCAGCGGCCTACTCTCTAAGAATCTGTTGGGCATTCTACAAAACCTTCCACTCTTGGACGTCCTGAAGTCTAGAGGAGACACTTCTGGGGGTCTGCTTGGAGGTCTGCTTGGGAAAGTGACTTCATTGGTCCCTGTCCTGAACAACATCGTTGA GCTGAAGATCACTGACCCCCAGCTCCTGGAACTAGGCCTGGTGCAGAGCCCTGATGGCCATCGCCTCTACGTCACCATCCCTTTGGGCATGATCCTCAATGTGAAACT GCCCGTGACCGGAAGTCTGTTAAAACTGGCTGTGAAGCTAAACATCACTGCAGAAATTTTGGCTGTGAAAAACGCACAGGGGAGGATCCACCTGGTCCTTGGTGACTGCACTCACTCCCCCGGGAGACTGCAAATCTCCCTGCTTGATGG ACTTGCCCCCCTCCCCGTTCAAAGCCTTCTTGATGGTCTCACCGGCATCTTGAATGAAGTCCTTCCTGAGCTGGTGCAGGGCGAG GTGTGCCCTCTGGTCAATGAGGTTCTCAGCCACTTGGACGTCACCCTGGTACATTCCATTGCTG aaaTACTGATCCATGGGCTGGAATTTGTCATCAACATCTAA